AAGACGCTAGGGTCGAGGGTGATGCGAATGCCATTGCTGACGAAATGGGGGACGTGCTGTTTTCGGCAGTGAACGTCTGCCGCCATTTAGGTTTAGACCCCGAAGCCGTTACCCGCGCTGCTGGCAAGAAATTTGAGCGCCGCTTTCGGTTTGTCGAGCAGCGCTGCCAAGAGTCTGCAATCGATAACAGCACCGGCCAGGCTAGTGCTCAGTTAGAGCTGTTTTGGGACCAAGCCAAAGCGGCGGGTCTATAGGTCAATCAGCTTGTCGACCTAATGGTCTTGATGTTTTTTGTAGTTACTCAGGTATTTGTCAGTTAATGACAGATACCGAGGCGTAGGGCCAATGTCTTCATACAAGGGATCCCCTAACTCGTCTCTGGCAACGACTTTTGAGCCCCTGACGTAGGGCATAGCACTTTCTAATTCATCCAGCGAAGCCGTGAGCAGATCCGTGATGAGATCTTCTATACTGCGGCGCGGATAAAGTTCAGACAGCGCTTTGAGTCGGGCTGCATCTTTGATGGGAAGTCGTACTGAAAAAGAATCTGCGGTTAAGGTGCCGCCGGCAGTTTCTTCCCAGAGTGATAACAAATCTCGCACATTCATAAGCCGATTCCTGTTCTGTCATCGATCATGTACAAACAAACCGTGTTGTCACTGTTTCAGCGCCAGCTGATCAATATTTTGCTGACACTTAATTTATAGTACCGACATAATCCCCCATTAGGCTAGCCCGGTAAGCGTTAAGATTGTCATTATTTTACCCAAGACTCAGGGGAACTCCCTGGGGCGTGCTCACACTAATCCGATTGTCACTGCTGGCAGTCATTTTTGCCTCCGGCTAGGTGCCAGACGCGCCGTTTAGCCACAACAGTAATAATCGGATTAGTGTGAGCAGGCCTTAGCTTGGCGCCCAAGCTACATGGCCCGAAGTCTTGTGCAAGAGGGCCTATCTGTGTATTGTTGTCGGCTTTCGTAATGGGCCTAAAAGGCCCTGTTGTCGGCGTTGTACGACCCATAAGCCGTGGTTTCCGGTTAAACCGTACTAATGACCTCGATACCCGCTACTCTAAAGTAGTGGTTTCTGCTAGGTAAAATATCCGTCATTGTATTTTTACGACGTGGATATTTCGCAAATTTACCGCCGTTTCTGTGCTTCAAGTGGATTATGGTCAAAAATGGCCACGCGAGAGGTATTTGCGGTGACAAAAATGATAGTTTTGAGGAGTTTTGTATTATGCGCGTCATTCTGTTGGGACCACCTGGAGCAGGCAAGGGCACCCAAGCCCAGTTTATATCTGAAAAATTCGCTATTCCGCAGATTTCAACTGGCGATATGTTACGTGCGGCAGTAAAGGCAGGTAGCCCCCTGGGGTTACAAGTTAAAGAAGTGATGAGCTCTGGCGGCTTGGTCTCTGATGACATTATTATCGCGCTGGTAAAAGAACGTATTCAAGAAGCAGATTGTGCTAATGGCTTTTTGTTTGACGGTTTTCCCCGGACTATCCCCCAAGCAGAAGCCTTGCAAAAAGCCGGGGTAAAAATCGATAAAGTCATTGAGATTGCCGTGGCTGACGAAGAAATTGTGACTCGCATGAGTGGTCGCCGGATGCACGAAACCTCTGGCCGGACTTATCATGTGGTATATAATCCGCCTAAAGAAGAGGGCATCGACGATCTTACCGGTGAAGCACTTATTCAGCGAGACGACGATAAAGAAGAGACTGTCAGAAATCGTCTGAATGTCTACCATGATCAAACCAAACCCCTGGTCGCGTTTTATAGCGCATTAGAGGGCGATGATGCACCGGATTACGCTAAAATTGATGGTGTTGGCGCGGTCGACGATATTACCGCTCGTGTGTTTGCGGCCTTAGAAAAGTAAGCCGTAACCAGCACGAAAGCAAAAGGCACCTTGAGTGCCTTTTTTTGTGCCTAAATAATACCAGTGAAACTGGCATTAAATTTTGATCACTGCCATCTTAATTGGGTGATAGTGCGTATGTTGGGAAAGCCTTAGGAGAGCACTGTGAAGTCAGCGATAATATTTATCAACTTGGGGACCCCAGTCGCCCCTGACAGTAAATCCGTTCGTGCCTTTTTAAGAAGTTTTCTTGCAGATAAACGGGTAGTAGAGGTGCCTCGGCTTATTTGGTATGTCATTCTCTATCTCATTATCTTGCCGTTTCGTTCGCCAAAAGTGGCTGCAGCTTATCGCCAAATCTGGATGCCAGGAATTTCGCCACTTCGTTATTTTAGTGAGGCCTTGGTGGCAGGGGTTCAAAATAAACTAAATATCGAATTTCCAGACCAAGACGTTGAAACGGCATTAGCAATGACCTATGGCGAGCCAAGTATTGCTAAAACGATTAGCCGGATGCGTGATAATGGCTGTCAGCGCTTTCTTTTTATTCCGCTATTTCCTCAATATTCCGCAACGACGACGGCGGCAGTACATGATCAAATTTGCCGATATTTTGCCGGTTGCCGAGATATTCCCGAGTGGTCTTGGGTACGGGACTATCATGATCATCCTTTGTATATAGAAGCGTTGGCCGATTCTGTAAGACGGCATTGGCAAGAAAATGGGCAGGCCGAGAAACTGCTCATTTCTTTTCATGGTATCCCACGTCGTAATGTTGACTTAGGTGATCCCTACTTGCTGCATTGCGAAACAACAGCCCAGCTTCTTGTTAACGCTCTTGGATTGAAGCCAGAAAGCTGGCAGTTAAGTTTTCAGTCTAGACTTGGTAAAGCGGAATGGCTCCAGCCTTATACCGATAAAACGGTTATTTCTTTGGCAGAGAATGGCATTAAAAAACTGGATGCAATGTGCCCAGCGTTTGCTGCTGAATGTTTGGAAACGCTAGAAGAGATTGATGGCGAGGCTAATGAATTGTTTCGTGAACATGGTGGCGAGCAATTTAATTATATTCCCTGCCTCAATAATAACAGCCAGCATCAAGACTTGATGCTGGCGTTAAGCCGTGATTTTTTGAAGAAAAATTGGCATTAAGTCGCGAAAGTGCCAAAAAAATCATTAAAATTTCTCTACGAAGTGGCGTAAGTTTTGCGTTGGCTATTTTGTATGCTATTTTTACAATAATAATTTAGCGAGGCCACCGCTTAGGAGAACTATATGCCTGCTGCAAAGAAAAGAGCAAAAGCTGCAGTTAAAAAAACTGCGCCCAAGAAAACCGCTGTTAAAAGACAGAGTGCTGTTGCTGGAAGCCCTCTGGTAAAAAAAGCAGAGGATGGTTTGAAGAAAGTAGAGGCGATGGTCGCCGCTGAAAGAAAAGCCGTTGCAGCTGCAAAAGCCAAATTGGCGAGCGCCCAAGCGACAGCCAAGAAAAGCGCCAAAGCGGTAGATAAAAATGCAGCCAAACGCGCAGCCACTGCTGCACAAAAAGCCAACGCTAAGCTGAAGGCAGCTCGAGCCAAGCTGGCCAGTAACAAAGCGTCATATAGCAATGCCAAGGCGCTGGCTAAACTTAAGGCTTCTGAGGAAGCGGTTAAGCAAAAGCTCCAAGAGCGTTCACAAGCCTTGGCTAGCAAAGCGGAAACGGATCTGGCAAAAGCAGTTAAACTGTTTGAACAGCGTTTTATGAAAAAGCGCACCGCAGAAAACAAGGCCAAATTGGCGGTTATCGAGCGCAAGCTTGTCAATAAGCACAAGCAAGCTGTAAAGCAAGTGACCAAGAAGATCGACGATCCAAAGGTACTTTCTGAAGCTAAAGCCAGTGCTAAAAAAGCCTCGGTAAGCAAAGCACCTGCTAAAAAGAAAGCGGCAGCTAAAAAGGCGGCCCCAAAGAAAGCCGCAGCTAAAAAAGTTGCCGCTAAAAAGAAAGCTGCACCTAAGAAGGTAGCTGCCAAGAAGAAGGCGGC
The DNA window shown above is from Spongiibacter sp. IMCC21906 and carries:
- the adk gene encoding adenylate kinase, which translates into the protein MRVILLGPPGAGKGTQAQFISEKFAIPQISTGDMLRAAVKAGSPLGLQVKEVMSSGGLVSDDIIIALVKERIQEADCANGFLFDGFPRTIPQAEALQKAGVKIDKVIEIAVADEEIVTRMSGRRMHETSGRTYHVVYNPPKEEGIDDLTGEALIQRDDDKEETVRNRLNVYHDQTKPLVAFYSALEGDDAPDYAKIDGVGAVDDITARVFAALEK
- the hemH gene encoding ferrochelatase, with product MKSAIIFINLGTPVAPDSKSVRAFLRSFLADKRVVEVPRLIWYVILYLIILPFRSPKVAAAYRQIWMPGISPLRYFSEALVAGVQNKLNIEFPDQDVETALAMTYGEPSIAKTISRMRDNGCQRFLFIPLFPQYSATTTAAVHDQICRYFAGCRDIPEWSWVRDYHDHPLYIEALADSVRRHWQENGQAEKLLISFHGIPRRNVDLGDPYLLHCETTAQLLVNALGLKPESWQLSFQSRLGKAEWLQPYTDKTVISLAENGIKKLDAMCPAFAAECLETLEEIDGEANELFREHGGEQFNYIPCLNNNSQHQDLMLALSRDFLKKNWH
- a CDS encoding histone, whose amino-acid sequence is MKKRTAENKAKLAVIERKLVNKHKQAVKQVTKKIDDPKVLSEAKASAKKASVSKAPAKKKAAAKKAAPKKAAAKKVAAKKKAAPKKVAAKKKAAPKKTAAKKPAAKKVAAKKAPAKKVAPAPSAPPAPSENS